A region from the Acyrthosiphon pisum isolate AL4f chromosome A1, pea_aphid_22Mar2018_4r6ur, whole genome shotgun sequence genome encodes:
- the LOC100160812 gene encoding uncharacterized protein LOC100160812, which produces MFRTKVNTQLLPLKMCFFLLFASFGPTIGFLPTIARQLGYSITTYGATMMFMSVVSTILVPLSGVVVDKFRIKKPLFLVVIFGTGVVSICFLFVPKAPVDAAMTEIKCDAETTTMTVFNENSNNNNLQTTSNVTYYTVANHTSGDELITCKLKCQYTELCGAGHAIINNPKNQSDLSDLWTRTINENQNKYDHIDLTLKPRDVEQTEQIANSYVFQVMSVQINGTQILSPTCRCHLKTFCHIANCSNDKIMEVATVTTYRGNVLNLYQFWIFFALVATYWACITISSTLINPICLDALGDRSAEDFGKQKCWASIGWGGFSIFIGWLVDVFSFDKKDKNYSPVFYSSILVTALNFGVVNRIKVVETNKSEGRWKNMCGLFTKHYMISFCIWSIFNTLFHTIVTHFLFWYMEDLVSANDDHSQRAWLKTLQGLAQGIQCFSGEIPFFFWSGWIIRKMGYGNCMTLVLAAMAVRMYLYTVIWNPVWIIAIELLNGVSYALGYSVKMSYAKMLSPPDTLNTVIGFIGFFDCIGESIGSLLGGYLFDTYGGVWSFRFFSYMSVLMCFLSVVTNYFGLTKESITSKDNTESTNTDLKITNNNTDKKM; this is translated from the exons ATGTTTCGAACAAAAGTGAATACACAATTGCTACCACTGAAAATGTGCTTCTTCCTCCTGTTTGCAA GCTTCGGACCTACGATTGGATTTTTACCTACAATAGCGAGACAATTGGGATACTCGATAACGACTTACGGCGCTACCATGATGTTCATGTCGGTGGTATCGACGATACTTGTACCTCTGTCCGGTGTGGTTGTCGACAAATTTCGGATAAAAAAACCGTTATTTTTAGTGGTCATATTTGGCACAGGAGTGGTTTCGATATGTTTCTTGTTCGTGCCGAAAGCACCTGTGGACGCGGCCATGACAGAGATAAAATGCGACGCAGAAACGACGACAATGACCGTTTTCAACgagaatagtaataataataatttgcaaacgACGAGTAACGTCACTTATTATACCGTTGCGAATCACACTAGCGGCGATGAGTTAATAACGTGCAAG ttaaaatgtcaatatacaGAGTTGTGCGGTGCAGGccatgcaataataaataatccgAAGAATCAATCTGACTTGAGCGATTTGTGGACGAGAACAATTaacgaaaatcaaaataaatacgaCCACATCGACTTAACATTAAAACCTAGAGACGTAGAACAGACGGAACAG ATTGCAAACTCTTACGTCTTTCAAGTGATGTCTGTCCAAATAAATGGCACGCAAATACTTTCACCCACCTGTCGATGccatttgaaaacattttgccATATCGCGAACTGTTCGAACGATAAAATAATGGAAGTGGCTACCGTCACGACGTACAGAGGAAACGTTCTTAACTTGTatcaattttggatttttttcgcGCTAGTGGCGACGTATTGGGCCTGTATAACTATTTCGTCTACATTAATAAATCCTATTTGTCTCGATGCTTTGG GAGACAGATCTGCAGAGGATTTCGGAAAACAAAAATGTTGGGCTTCAATCGGTTGGGGGGGGTTTTCCATATTCATCGGGTGGCTCGTGGATGTATTTAGTTTCGATAAAAAGGATAAAAATTATTCACCCGTTTTTTATTCTAGTATTTTAGTCACGGCTTTGAATTTCGGAGTAGTTAATAGAATCAAA GTTGTCGAAACGAACAAATCCGAAGGTCGATGGAAAAACATGTGTGGGCTGTTTACTAAACATTACATGATTTCGTTTTGCATATGGTCAATATTCAACACGCTTTTCCACACAATCGTCACCCACTTTCTGTTCTG gTACATGGAAGATTTGGTTTCTGCTAACGACGACCACAGCCAACGGGCGTGGCTGAAAACGCTCCAAGGTCTAGCTCAAGGCATCCAGTGTTTCAGCGGagaaataccattttttttctgGTCCGGTTGGATAATCAGAAAGATGGGCTATGGAAATTGCATGACCCTCGTACTGGCAGCCATGGCCGTCAGGATGTATCTGTACACAGTCATCTGGAATCCAGTCTGGATCATTGCAATTGAATTGCTAAACGGCGTGTCGTACGCATTGGGATACTCGGTGAAAATGTCATACGCAAAAATGTTGTCACCCCCCGACACACTAAACACCGTAATTGGGTTTATAGGATTTTTCGATTGCATTG GTGAATCTATAGGTAGTCTACTGGGTGGATATTTATTCGATACATATGGCGGAGTGTGGTCGTTTCGATTTTTCTCCTATATGTCTGTCCTGATGTGCTTTCTAAGCGtagtaacaaattattttggattgACAAAGGAATCTATTACTTCAAAAGACAACACAGAATCGACGAATACGGATCTCaaaattaccaataataatactgataaaaaaatgtga
- the LOC103309676 gene encoding uncharacterized protein LOC103309676 yields the protein MKKFGDGSSRLASKGREMAIADHLFPAAPVTDWDLMPEPAIRNILDNFDPDADEKQNLKRHLLVHVSTFNERCKIVCMYCLSNGISKKFVTRKLLQKHCVKEHDVELQEEIKTFTSKSEFNKWQLDVQRSTQCRFVSTRGDNKVANGVKKLYLNCHRDGYFNRKLNSIRKLKSQGSNKINATCTAQMVVSENLDGKVKEGVPFDTILDQIRESINDMYVDNALVCLGKRDIWNIRRDFQLHKGRQHTNDFISVKLWVEKVQGLNEKNPVLYYKEQSQEKINYSANKVQEDGNIMLVIANDFQLSMLEKFGNDIICIDSTHGTNIYDFHLTTLLVVDEFGNGIPTAFCISNKKDTATWVTFFEKLRDRGIFLHPKVFMSDIDDSFYNAWRTVMKSAEKRLLCTWHVDKAWRTNLQEKIKIQEKRALVYKGLRDLLQETNVDKFFKLVEGFLVDTYSDDDTKEFASYFNNFYMKRVNEWAYCYRKGSFINTNMYLESFHKVFKYYYLEGRKNKRLDTCIDALLKLIRDQYFKRARKLCKSKPSKIMEAISLSHRKAINGVVTKLTQVSDRIWFVTSFTNANITYEVVKILDEKEACSDRDNCYSTCIPCKICIHTYSCECIDYIIKNNICKHIHFCVQTRMKQDFVISNNAVEVNIDNIAMLEPYIAPVNHSTSNDKLSAIKLKAEAFLGYLSKGTHVDADFTDETLSSWFRKLDKMLEDIDSKNQFSKQNISPEAVKEPGNKKVMKQVRFYSTKKNQRPLTSLNMSLPTSNEKVNIVQGLLRASEDIENIHTNFDHKYV from the exons ATGAAAAAGTTTGGTGACGGCTCCTCTAGACTCGCTTCTAAAGGGCGCGAGATGGCAATCGCAGACCATCTCTTTCCTGCCGCTCCAGTCACCGACTGGGACCTCATGCCAGAGCCAGCGATCAGGAACATCTTAGACAACTTCGACCCCGATGCTGATGA AAAACAGAACCTTAAACGTCATTTATTGGTTCATGTATCAACCTTCAATGAGCGTTGTAAGATTGTGTGTATGTATTGCTTATCTAATGGTATATCCAAAAAATTTGTCACTCGTAAACTACTGCAGAAACATTGTGTGAAGGAGCATGATGTGGAATTACAAGaagaaatcaaaacatttacttCAAAGTCAG aattCAATAAATGGCAACTTGATGTTCAACGAAGTACTCAGTGTCGATTTGTTTCTACTCGTGGTGATAATAAAGTTGCAAATGGtgtgaaaaaattgtatctgAATTGTCACCGTGATGGTTATTTTAACAGAAAGTTGAATTCTATAAGAAAACTAAAAAGTCAGGGTTCCAATAAGATTAATGCAACATGTACAGCACAAATGGTTGTATCTGAAAATCTTGACG gaAAAGTAAAGGAAGGCGTCCCTTTTGATACGATTCTTGATCAAATTCGAGAATCGATCAATGATATGTATGTAGACAATGCATTGGTGTGTTTAGGAAAACGAGATATTTGGAATATACGACGTGATTTCCAGTTACATAAAGGCCGTCAACATACTAATGATTTTATCAGTGTTAAGTTATGGGTTGAAAAAGTTCAAGGTTTAAATGAGAAGAACCCAGTCCTTTATTACAAAGAACAAAGccaagaaaaaattaattattcagcaAATAAAGTACAAGAAGATGGTAACATCATGTTAGTTATAGCAAATGATTTTCAATTAAGTATGTTGGAAAAGTTtggtaatgatattatatgtatagattcaACACATGGAacaaatatatatgattttCATCTAACTACTCTTCTTGTGGTAGACGAGTTTGGGAACGGAATCCCAACAGCATTCTGTATATCAAATAAGAAAGATACTGCTACTTGGGTTACGTTTTTTGAAAAACTACGTGATCGTGGTATTTTTCTCCATCCTAAAGTCTTCATGTCCGATATTGATGACTCATTTTATAATGCATGGAGGACTGTCATGAAATCTGCTGAGAAAAGATTATTGTGTACGTGGCATGTTGACAAAGCTTGGAGAACAAACCTTCAAGAGAAAATTAAGATACAAGAAAAGAGAGCTCTGGTGTATAAAGGACTACGAGATTTATTACAAGAGACAAATGTCGACAAATTTTTTAAACTCGTGGAAGGCTTTCTAGTAGATACTTATAGTGACGATGATACTAAAGAGTTTGCttcatattttaacaacttttaTATGAAACGTGTTAATGAATGGGCTTATTGCTATAGAAAAGGAAgctttataaatacaaatatgtatttagaaaGCTttcataaagtttttaaatattattatttagaaggTCGGAAAAATAAACGTCTCGATACATGTATTGATGCCCTTTTAAAACTAATTCGTGaccaatattttaaaagggCACGGAAATTATGCAAAAGTAAGCCTTCTAAAATTATGGAAGCAATTTCACTAAGTCATCGCAAGGCAATAAACGGAGTAGTAACAAAATTAACCCAAGTATCTGATAGGATTTGGTTTGTCACATCTTTTACTAATGCAAACATTACTTATGAAGTGGTGAAAATCTTAGATGAGAAGGAAGCCTGCTCTGATAGAGACAATTGTTACTCTACTTGTATTCCATGTAAGATTTGTATTCATACATATTCATGTGAATGTATTGactatatcattaaaaataatatttgtaaacataTACATTTCTGCGTACAAACAAGGATGAAACAAGATTTTGTTATATCCAATAATGCTGTAGAAGTAAATATAGACAACATTGCTATGTTGGAGCCCTATATTGCACCTGTTAATCATTCAACTTCAAATGATAAACTATctgcaattaaattaaaagcagAAGCCTTCCTCGGTTACTTATCAAAAGGGACTCATGTGGATGCAGATTTCACTGATGAAACATTAAGTTCCTGGTTCAGAAAGCTTGATAAAATGTTAGAAGATATTGATTCTAAAAATCAGttctcaaaacaaaatattagtccTGAAGCTGTCAAGGAACCTGGAAACAAGAAAGTAATGAAACAGGTACGATTTTATTCTACAAAGAAAAATCAACGTCCATTAACTTCATTAAATATGTCTCTTCCTACATCAAATGAAAAGGTTAATATTGTGCAAGGGCTGTTGCGGGCCAGTGAggatattgaaaatattcataCCAACTTTGACCataaatacgtataa